A DNA window from Siniperca chuatsi isolate FFG_IHB_CAS linkage group LG6, ASM2008510v1, whole genome shotgun sequence contains the following coding sequences:
- the tmem44 gene encoding transmembrane protein 44 isoform X1, which translates to MGERALTDGNPNTFVSSLVSFCVDSVVTCFSHDADKLCVPIGLSSLSALLLLLSCFLLVYQRCRYRGVYPGETITFIYSLLGNMCSTIGAILSRQLHIQILMGAFAAAMDAVHFISCCFPVLLCWNSKAERRLRMMRGRRRQHLLAVCVLMVVAGGFLKSRVTHHPADRPLSRRRLLHFTLQDNTEILGYILGLLSFVIACTSRFPALCRACRGQMLTWAYMFSGLLCSLAGALYAAAILLYATQFGFLLRVMPWLLSAICCVTLDLLILVIHWCKRGTRWKLTSFSPDTESLLGGSHIPTEENAVMKRQRKQQVHSSAQTKTKHVQKMTEMGRYMDVSVQPVRKICLKEVTLSKEEVEDQPLNRMVRVDSFCSSDTSYDSSLESSDLEWDFEEANSQWNEQTAKQEGDEFPVQMWPTNPKPFNICTCAISGLPQKAHSGTEEGESVSSASLAK; encoded by the exons ATGGGGGAACGTGCATTGACAGACGGAAATCCCAACACTTTTGTCTCCAGTCTGGTTTCATTTTGCGTCGATTCAGTCGTTACCTGTTTCTCCCATGACGCAGACAAACTTTGCGTCCCCATCGGTCTCAGCTCTCTGTCTGCGCTGCTTTTACTGCTCTCGTGCTTTCT GCTCGTGTATCAGAGGTGCAGATATCGGGGAGTGTATCCGGGAGAAACCATCACATTCATCTACAGCCTCCTTGGTAACATGTGCAGCACAATTGGAGCTATTCTGTCCAGACAGTTGCATATTCAG ATTTTAATGGGTGCCTTTGCTGCTGCTATGGATGCTGTCCATTTTATTTCTTGCTGCTTCCCTGTGCTCCTGTGCTGGAACTCGAAGGCAG AAAGGAGGCTGAGGATGATGAGGGGGCGGAGGAGGCAGCACCTccttgcagtgtgtgtgctgatggtGGTTGCAGGAGGTTTTCTGAAGTCCAGGGTCACCCACCACCCAGCAGACAGACCTCTCAGCAGGAGGAGACTGCTGCACTTCACTCTCCAA GACAACACTGAAATCCTGGGTTACATACTTGGCCTGCTGTCCTTTGTCATCGCCTGTACCTCCAGGTTCCCTGCACTCTGCAGAGCA TGCAGAGGACAGATGTTGACCTGGGCCTACATGTTCTCTGGACTGCTGTGCTCGTTGGCTGGCGCCCTCTATGCTGCTGCCATACTCCTCTACGCCACTCAGTTTGGGTTTCTTTTAAGAGTCATGCCGTGGCTGCTGTCAGCAATATGCTGTGTCACCCTAGACCTTCTT ATTCTGGTCATCCATTGGTGCAAGAGAGGAACCAGATGGAAGCTTACCAGTTTTTCTCCAGACACAGAGAGCCTTTTAGGTGGCTCGCACATCCCCACTGAGGAAAACGCTGTcatgaagagacagagaaaacagcaaGTTCACTcatcagcacaaacaaaa ACAAAACATGTCCAGAAGATGACTGAGATGGGCCGCTATATGGATGTCAGTGTTCAACCTGTAAGAAAA atATGCCTTAAGGAGGTGACGTTGTCcaaggaggaggtggaggaccAGCCTCTCAACAGGATGGTGCGAGTGGACAGTTTCTGCTCCTCAGATACATCCTATGACTCTTCACTAGAGAGTTCTGATCTGGAG TGGGATTTCGAAGAGGCAAATTCCCAGTGGAatgaacaaacagcaaaacaggaGGGGGATGAGTTTCCTGTGCAAATGTGGCCAACAAACCCCAAACCCTTTAACATCTGCACCTGTGCCATATCTGGACTCCCACAGAAAGCTCATTCTGGTACAGAAGAGGGTGAGAGTGTCTCTTCTGCAAGCTTagcaaaatga
- the tmem44 gene encoding transmembrane protein 44 isoform X3, which produces MGERALTDGNPNTFVSSLVSFCVDSVVTCFSHDADKLCVPIGLSSLSALLLLLSCFLLVYQRCRYRGVYPGETITFIYSLLGNMCSTIGAILSRQLHIQILMGAFAAAMDAVHFISCCFPVLLCWNSKAERRLRMMRGRRRQHLLAVCVLMVVAGGFLKSRVTHHPADRPLSRRRLLHFTLQDNTEILGYILGLLSFVIACTSRFPALCRACRGQMLTWAYMFSGLLCSLAGALYAAAILLYATQFGFLLRVMPWLLSAICCVTLDLLILVIHWCKRGTRWKLTSFSPDTESLLGGSHIPTEENAVMKRQRKQQVHSSAQTKTKHVQKMTEMGRYMDVSVQPVRKICLKEVTLSKEEVEDQPLNRMVRVDSFCSSDTSYDSSLESSDLEDLKHYK; this is translated from the exons ATGGGGGAACGTGCATTGACAGACGGAAATCCCAACACTTTTGTCTCCAGTCTGGTTTCATTTTGCGTCGATTCAGTCGTTACCTGTTTCTCCCATGACGCAGACAAACTTTGCGTCCCCATCGGTCTCAGCTCTCTGTCTGCGCTGCTTTTACTGCTCTCGTGCTTTCT GCTCGTGTATCAGAGGTGCAGATATCGGGGAGTGTATCCGGGAGAAACCATCACATTCATCTACAGCCTCCTTGGTAACATGTGCAGCACAATTGGAGCTATTCTGTCCAGACAGTTGCATATTCAG ATTTTAATGGGTGCCTTTGCTGCTGCTATGGATGCTGTCCATTTTATTTCTTGCTGCTTCCCTGTGCTCCTGTGCTGGAACTCGAAGGCAG AAAGGAGGCTGAGGATGATGAGGGGGCGGAGGAGGCAGCACCTccttgcagtgtgtgtgctgatggtGGTTGCAGGAGGTTTTCTGAAGTCCAGGGTCACCCACCACCCAGCAGACAGACCTCTCAGCAGGAGGAGACTGCTGCACTTCACTCTCCAA GACAACACTGAAATCCTGGGTTACATACTTGGCCTGCTGTCCTTTGTCATCGCCTGTACCTCCAGGTTCCCTGCACTCTGCAGAGCA TGCAGAGGACAGATGTTGACCTGGGCCTACATGTTCTCTGGACTGCTGTGCTCGTTGGCTGGCGCCCTCTATGCTGCTGCCATACTCCTCTACGCCACTCAGTTTGGGTTTCTTTTAAGAGTCATGCCGTGGCTGCTGTCAGCAATATGCTGTGTCACCCTAGACCTTCTT ATTCTGGTCATCCATTGGTGCAAGAGAGGAACCAGATGGAAGCTTACCAGTTTTTCTCCAGACACAGAGAGCCTTTTAGGTGGCTCGCACATCCCCACTGAGGAAAACGCTGTcatgaagagacagagaaaacagcaaGTTCACTcatcagcacaaacaaaa ACAAAACATGTCCAGAAGATGACTGAGATGGGCCGCTATATGGATGTCAGTGTTCAACCTGTAAGAAAA atATGCCTTAAGGAGGTGACGTTGTCcaaggaggaggtggaggaccAGCCTCTCAACAGGATGGTGCGAGTGGACAGTTTCTGCTCCTCAGATACATCCTATGACTCTTCACTAGAGAGTTCTGATCTGGAG GATCTCAAACATTACAAATAA
- the tmem44 gene encoding transmembrane protein 44 isoform X2 — MGERALTDGNPNTFVSSLVSFCVDSVVTCFSHDADKLCVPIGLSSLSALLLLLSCFLLVYQRCRYRGVYPGETITFIYSLLGNMCSTIGAILSRQLHIQILMGAFAAAMDAVHFISCCFPVLLCWNSKAERRLRMMRGRRRQHLLAVCVLMVVAGGFLKSRVTHHPADRPLSRRRLLHFTLQDNTEILGYILGLLSFVIACTSRFPALCRACRGQMLTWAYMFSGLLCSLAGALYAAAILLYATQFGFLLRVMPWLLSAICCVTLDLLILVIHWCKRGTRWKLTSFSPDTESLLGGSHIPTEENAVMKRQRKQQVHSSAQTKTKHVQKMTEMGRYMDVSVQPVRKICLKEVTLSKEEVEDQPLNRMVRVDSFCSSDTSYDSSLESSDLEVFPCTTQH, encoded by the exons ATGGGGGAACGTGCATTGACAGACGGAAATCCCAACACTTTTGTCTCCAGTCTGGTTTCATTTTGCGTCGATTCAGTCGTTACCTGTTTCTCCCATGACGCAGACAAACTTTGCGTCCCCATCGGTCTCAGCTCTCTGTCTGCGCTGCTTTTACTGCTCTCGTGCTTTCT GCTCGTGTATCAGAGGTGCAGATATCGGGGAGTGTATCCGGGAGAAACCATCACATTCATCTACAGCCTCCTTGGTAACATGTGCAGCACAATTGGAGCTATTCTGTCCAGACAGTTGCATATTCAG ATTTTAATGGGTGCCTTTGCTGCTGCTATGGATGCTGTCCATTTTATTTCTTGCTGCTTCCCTGTGCTCCTGTGCTGGAACTCGAAGGCAG AAAGGAGGCTGAGGATGATGAGGGGGCGGAGGAGGCAGCACCTccttgcagtgtgtgtgctgatggtGGTTGCAGGAGGTTTTCTGAAGTCCAGGGTCACCCACCACCCAGCAGACAGACCTCTCAGCAGGAGGAGACTGCTGCACTTCACTCTCCAA GACAACACTGAAATCCTGGGTTACATACTTGGCCTGCTGTCCTTTGTCATCGCCTGTACCTCCAGGTTCCCTGCACTCTGCAGAGCA TGCAGAGGACAGATGTTGACCTGGGCCTACATGTTCTCTGGACTGCTGTGCTCGTTGGCTGGCGCCCTCTATGCTGCTGCCATACTCCTCTACGCCACTCAGTTTGGGTTTCTTTTAAGAGTCATGCCGTGGCTGCTGTCAGCAATATGCTGTGTCACCCTAGACCTTCTT ATTCTGGTCATCCATTGGTGCAAGAGAGGAACCAGATGGAAGCTTACCAGTTTTTCTCCAGACACAGAGAGCCTTTTAGGTGGCTCGCACATCCCCACTGAGGAAAACGCTGTcatgaagagacagagaaaacagcaaGTTCACTcatcagcacaaacaaaa ACAAAACATGTCCAGAAGATGACTGAGATGGGCCGCTATATGGATGTCAGTGTTCAACCTGTAAGAAAA atATGCCTTAAGGAGGTGACGTTGTCcaaggaggaggtggaggaccAGCCTCTCAACAGGATGGTGCGAGTGGACAGTTTCTGCTCCTCAGATACATCCTATGACTCTTCACTAGAGAGTTCTGATCTGGAG GTTTTCCCctgcacaacacaacactga